ATCGTGTGAATACGTCTCTTTCATTTCAACGTACGAAACCGAAGCCACTATCTATTTGATATTCATAAGACACCGACATAACTTATAAGTGACGAGTGAAtaaggaaaagaaaagaaaatacattttacgtttaatacatatttaataatccagatttatttaattaaattagttgatttatttataagtgcGGAGTAATAGGAATATCTAGCAAATTAATACGGAATATTTTGCAAATCAGGTAATAAAATGATCTCGAACAATGTTTAAATActtgaaaaatttttttaataaaaaaatgaaattttttttctttagttttaaaatgttaGAGTTTGGAACACACGCTTATCTTTTAAAAAAcgaacttattaaaattatttcaaaaaaggagaagatattacgaaaaaaataaaataaagacactTGAATTTAACTTCGTTCTGAAATCAGTttcaaagtaatatttaaactcTTCAAGAGTTAAGAAACGAAACTCCCGCAGATAAAACAAATAGCTGTCTAAAAAATCATACAATGCGTCATGAATCATTCGATGTGAATGAGATAACATGCGAATCACTCGTCAATGTCACAAGACGAGTTGCATAAGTCGGGAGAGCTTTCACTGGCGCACCCGTCACATAACAACATGTTATGTGTTATGAACATACGCGATTTATCGGTATGTTTAAAACACGTATAGTACTAAGTGTTAAATCATACTTTTGTTGTTACCTAGGAAGTATTGGTTTGTTCATTTTCCCGTCTTATGCCGAAACacgaaaattacatatatatcatgTCTCATCATAATTGTCGACGTCAATGTCTAAACATGTTgcattttaattatacataagcCGGTGACAAGCCGTTAATTGATTATCAGATCGCCTTTGTCATCATCAAATTTTgtcacaatatattatttttacactggaatgaatttttaattaaaaatcaatattctataaataaaaacgtaatttataataaattaaataatttgaactgaaaaaatgtctaaaaatcCCACTGATGGCAATGATTTCCCCTTTTGTTGGAGGAGTATTGAAGATTCATCGGTTATGCTCTACTAAGAAATGTTAGAAAATAAGTCCTTAAAGCGCCTATTGTgcgaaatttataataacaagttGGTTGGATGATATTATATGCTTTACGAGACGCTGTGATACCCACGCAGATACCCAGGATagaaagtataattttttaaatacaaacaccTACACCGAACTTTTACTCCATTACATATTTAAAGTACGCCAATATATTCAATAAGTATAAAACTGAAATCATGAAGGCTAATGTTTAGAAAAGACTCTAGACTACGCCAAGTACTTTCATATCgcatgtaaaacaaaattagaatAAACTTAGTACCTAACATTTGAAACTAATCTGGCTTCTTcttactatatacatatatggatTAAAAAACTTCGTAGACGCAGAGGTCCATAAGTTCAATAAGTCCACGGACTTCTATGCTTAAAAGTGCAGACAATTATTTGAGAGTGACGGCTTCAACGCATCCAATTTTGTATTctacataatttttaactatttgacccaacagacttcgttctatcaCAATAAGTTTGGAGACTGAAGTTTAAATAATGTTCtcttaattttaacaattttcttagaaattttgctaatttttttatttcttaaaaaccttctacaaaatattagtatttgtaaaaaaaaaaaatagccgaatcgGTCCTACTGTTTtcgagttatgcacttagcaacatATTTAGATGTTCAAGTTCATGTAATATTCTTATcctattaaaaatactaaaattaattttcttttttttacagttATCGTAGCGAGTTTAACAATCGTTTCCTGTGCTCAAGTTGATGATCCATGCAAGATCAAGTCACGCGTGGTAGCCGACGACAAATACTGCGACAAGTACTGGCAATGTGAGAGTGGACAGGCGGTGCAGTACGACTGTCCCAACGGACTCGTGTTCGCTGGAAAACATCGTGGAGTTACTGAAGGTTGCGACTATCCCTGGAGATCGAATTACTGCGAATACCCTAAAGTACAAATAAGTAAGTTTTCTAGTAATCCATTATCCATTTAACTAACTAAAAATTTCGCTATCAATCAATAATTACGATAGTAACTATAATCTGAGACTAGTGCATAGTGTTATTTACTTACgaatttgttacaatttttattgaaaatataccGATGCAACTTAAGAAACAAACAGAAGTACTGTACTACGTTGAACCTagcaattgtttttattattcttatctcAGCCTACCAATTTTTGAGAATACTACGGCTTTGCGATTTCAACAAACCAATTAAACCAGATTGCTTCTATGTACTATCATCTTTTCACTAAAAAGTGTTCTCAGCGACCGGTTAACTGTAGTACTGGGGTATGTTGAGCGTATAAATAACACTCATTCCATTTCTTCAATCAGATCCCCCAATCGGTACGGAGCATTGCGACTGGCTATATGGAATCTTCGGCCATGAGACCTCGTGCACCAGATACTGGACCTGCTGGAATGGTACCGCAACAGAACAGCTTTGCATCGGTGGTTTGCTGTACAATGAGAACGCTCACTCGTGCGACTGGCCCGAGAATGTAGACGGCTGTCAGAAACATCGTAAGTTGATTTTTTGAGGTAAtgctttatataatatgtactagATGACCGGGTGAGCtttatatgtacaaaatatcgtttttctttttctttttcttttacgcAATTCTTGTCTTgacaaacacaataaaaataaatttatcaaatttgaTACTCTCATTCTAAAGTATTACATCATTTcggaaattcatttttatatacaagtaGCTAACTaggtatatatagatagatatgtgtatgaataaatttttttaacaactaaTTTTCACAGCTTGTAACTTTCCAATATAAAGGATACAGTAATTGTTATTGTACAATATAATGGAAAGTTATAGCATTGAGCAAAcacgaaaattaataaaatattgtattaaaatattatagtactTAATTTGGGCTAGAGTGCACTGCGTGTTATTTACAAAGCCATCCTGTCTGATTCAACAAAATCGATCAAACAAAACTGACAAGGCcttaaaacataataatgagATTTTTGCTGTCTTATACCACgagtttatttagaaaaaaatc
This is a stretch of genomic DNA from Melitaea cinxia chromosome 2, ilMelCinx1.1, whole genome shotgun sequence. It encodes these proteins:
- the LOC123662303 gene encoding protein obstructor-E-like, producing MDNSTRIVIVASLTIVSCAQVDDPCKIKSRVVADDKYCDKYWQCESGQAVQYDCPNGLVFAGKHRGVTEGCDYPWRSNYCEYPKVQINPPIGTEHCDWLYGIFGHETSCTRYWTCWNGTATEQLCIGGLLYNENAHSCDWPENVDGCQKHPLCNEDPNGNVPLGKSCNRYWQCQGGYPRLQRCPAMLVFDRRSLRCVVPPTEDCDVPTTTPPPPEEVEDQQPPKRAQHEYQEGQGQGRQRTRN